GGGCTGATGCAACGTCCGCTGCGCTCGCCCACTCTGCGCGCGCGTTGGTCGCTGCAAGCTCTTGGTGGCCGAGGAAGGACGCGTTCGTGCGCCCGGGAGAGGGTACCTGTCGCTCTGCATTAAAGCCCCTGCAcggtttctttctcgttctctttttctttccttctttcattctctctctctctctctctctctctctctctctctctctctctctctctctctctctctctctctctctctctctctctctctctctctcttctctttctctttctctttctctttctctctctctctctctctctttctctttctctttctctttctcttctctctctctctctctctctctctctctctctctctctctctctctctctctctctctttattgaaaCCAATCCCATGAGAtgaatttcctcctttcctccctctccttctcaaactccttccgtctccccccctccctctccctctcccatcccctctcccgttcccactccctccccttctcacttttcctctccctttccctgccttccccccgCCGTGCAGAGAGCGGGCGGCGAGAGCGCCCTCGTGAGCGGGCCCCCTGAGCCAAGTGATGTGTCGCGGGCTGATCTCCGCCATCGTCGTCTTCCGCAgatgggcgggaaggaggagggtggatgcgTTACTTGCGGGAGTCGAGGGCGGGGGCAAGCGTTtcaggaagtggggaggggggtagaaaggcccctcgtgtgtgtgtgtttgtgtgtttgcatggggCAGCGATCGTGTTGACGTTTGTTCTTGATCAGGCATTCTCTCCCGGTTGTCCGTTGTGGCGAGGGtccttttatccctcttctctaGTTCTCTGTTTGTCGATcgatccatttctcttcctctcttactgtcGCTCATGCATGACCGCTGTAATGAGTGAAGCATGAGGCGAGCGTTACCGTGTCACGCTCCTGGCGCCAGTCACGCCCGCTACAAGGACAGTGTGGAGGCGGGGGCGGGGATTAGGGTAGGGGGCTATGACgtcacatccccctctcctcgtcGTCGTCACATCTGGGCGCGGGTTACATGTGCACCCTAAGGCCGCACGCGATGGTACTTCGGTATCtgtggttgtgtttttgtttgtatttttaagtATTCGTGTTACTCTTGAAAATTATGCACACGGGTAACTTCAGCCATCACTGATCATGCATAATCGGAAATCAGCGAGTGCATCTCTTCTAAGCTCCCTCTTTCAAGTCCAGTCATGCAGAAGCTTACCCTTTGGGGCTGTGAGGATGGCCTTGTGTGGCGCCCAGCTTTATCTTAGTTTCTTGAGATGAGGAaaattcaccctctcctctttcccttcccccctcctccttctccctgtcatcatcatcattattattttccctccGGGCTCTGAAACAAGGCGTAGATCCGTCGGGCGAGTGTGGGTGTGGCGCCGTCTCGATTCGGGGCGGGACGGGGAGAAATGATGTGATGTAAATTGCGGTCATGGAAAGAAAATATAGCTCGAATTCACTGTGGCTTCTGGGCTtgcagtttatttatatatggatttaatatcataattgtcattgcaAAGGCGAAAGCTGGGGCTGTCAGCAGGCCATTCTAGAAGGGAAAGGCTTGCCGTCGCCTCTGCCAAGGTCGCTGCGGCACCGCACTCTTATCAGATAGCATTGTCCGCGGCGCTGCAGGTATGCCAGGCGGGCGTCACAAGGACCCTTGGGAGACGCCGGGCATTGTGTCGCGCCCACAGCCTTGCGCCGCATCCCGGGGGAAATGCGGAGccaaggagcaggggagggaactGTGCTGTCTTGCTTTGGTGACTAGATGCTGATGGGTGgcatgtgaggggggggggcttgggtacATGAGGGCATGGTGGGACTTCTTAAGTCATCGCTTGGAAACGGTGGCTTCCGTTCGTCTGCCAGTGGCTTAGCAATCTCCTGGCCACGTTAGTATCTCATATTTTTACGCCCAGGTGATCACAAAGATTGTTGTGACGCTCTAAACGATCGAAGCGCATGTTAGCCTGCTTTTAGAGGttgggggttgatgggggggggggggcaaacgagCGACAGAGTTCTAGGGGGTAGTGGCTGGGGGAGGCAACGAGCGACCCCGTTGTTTGCGGAGGTGAACGGACTGGGTGCTCGCCTCAGCCCTCGGCCGACGCCAAACGAGCGCAGAAGAGTCCTCGTTAGCGGACGTCGCGAACGAGGGCAGATGAGGGCGAGTGCGTTTCGCGAGGGGAAGGTGCGAGTGTTCTAACCCAGCGACCATTACAGGTAAACATGACAGGAAGCCCGAGCAGGTAGCGTGACCAGGACACTCAGGGGCTAGGCGTTGGCCTTTCAAGACGCTCTCGACAGGTTGAACCGCCTCAACTGTCTCGTTGACGCGTCGCCACGCTGAACGCGAAGAAATTGTTACTGAtactgaaaaaaaatctacaaagtgAAGTATTGAATAAAAAGACTTGGAAAAATATAATTGTGATGGTGTCAAGAAtagaacactaataataaaagaaaacacttGAATCACCATGCGCATGCGGAGTCGTAGCGTGGCGGTGCCCTCTGCtgctcacaataacaataaccaccacaaccttaacaacaacaacaacagtcacgTCAGCAGCGCGGCCACCACCGGCGCCTCTCGGAGTGTGCTCAACATCCCCGGTGAGCTGAAGCTGCACTACTCCGAGGTGGTGAGCGTGGCCGAAAAGCTCTCCCGGCTCTTCTCGCGCACGCACACCTACCATGTGCACCGCAGACACAAGACGCTGCGGCAGGAGGTGagtctggaggtggaggagaccgtagataggagaaaggaggaggagcagggagagggaaagcgtagatataagggaggaggagggagagcgtagttaggaggaaggagggaagagaagggaaagcgtagataggaggaggagggagagggaaagcgtagataggaggaggagtagggagaggggaagcggagataggaggaggagggagaggggaagcgtagatataagggaggaggagggagagcgtagttaggaggaaggagggaagagaagggaaagcgtAGAtaggagcaaggtctatataagtacttatatagaccttggataggaggaggagggagagggaaagcgtagataggaggaggaggagggagaggggaagcgtagatataagggagaaagagggtagttAGGAGTaaggagtgaagagaagggagagcgtagataggagggaggatgaaaggcgTGTTGGCGAGGCAGGTGAGTAGAGTGCGTGAGCATTCATGAGGGATTAGTGAGGCGCGCTTGCCGTCCGGGGCAGCACATGGCAGGGAAAGAAGATCTGTTGTTCGGGGAAAATTCTTTGTGAGTCCGCATAGTTGGAGGCGCACGTCACGGGGAGGTCGCTTCGGGTGAAGGTCAGGAGGGAGTCCTTCCACGGTGGCAACCGAGGCCCCCTGACCCGACTCGCGGGGCACGCTGACCTGCGTAGTATGCGCCCTCGCCCACGCTGTGAGGGCGTGTGCCAACGCCTGGGCAGGGTGCGGACGTTGCTGGGAAAGGCAGGTTAACGGAGACATGGGGAGGACATGGAGAAaacgcatacgcatacatacacacgcacgcaaacacataaacaaacacacacacacacacacacacacacacacacacacacacacacacacacacacacacacacacacacacacacacacacacacacacacacacacacacatacacacacatacacacacatacacacacacacacatacacatacacacacacatacacacacatacatacacatacacacacatacacacacacacacacgcacgcacgcacgcacgcacgcacgcacgcacgcacgcacgcacgcacgcacgcacgcacgcacgcacgcacacacacacacacacacacacacacacacacacacacacacacacacacacacacacacacacacacacacacacacacacacacacacacacacacacgagaggcaAATGGAAAGCCCGGGGCGGCGCAGTGCAATCCCAAACAAACATTCCATGCaacacgcaccaacacacgcaTGCCTCGGCGGCCGCGCGGCAGTgtgtccgccgccgccgccgcgaggGGATGTCTGCACTGGTGCTGGGGCAGGTGGGCGAGCTGCCGCGCGGACGGGCTTGTGGTTTCAGCAAGGCGAGGGTTTCGAGTGGTGTGCCTTCGAGGAGGACTCCGTGGCGGCGCGGGCACTCTGGGGTCGACCGCATGCCCGTGTGCGAGGCgttcgtgtgtccgtgtgtgagcgAGGAGGCGTTGTTGACATGTGCGCGGTGAAAATCTGTGTCATGCACTGAGGTGTGGTTCGGCTAACGACTGTTTTCAGCCCGAGGGACGGCCTAGCGAGACTTATAGGGACCTGTTTACACACCCAAGATTTTCTCTCGGCTGTATTTACCGAGTGCATTTTCACATACAGgtgatattatgtgtgtgtatgtatgtatatgtaagggaACACCGAATGTGCGGCGGGCTTGTCTCgaacctccttcgcctccttgaAGACGGATATTGCAGAGGGACTCCTCCTCGGGGTATCACAGAGGCCGGAAGTCGTGCACGCAGATCTGGGCGTGGGGAGAAggcgaggatggaggaggtggaggcagcaGTAGCACGCGTCACCTCACCGAGCCACAGCCATCATTCGCTCAAGATTTTCACTGTCCCGTCCAAGAGCCTTTGAGATAGAATCCCATGGAAAAGTGCACGCGTTTGGAACGGATTGTCTTTGCCGTCTTGTCTTGTAtcgttttgttcttttctgttacCTCCAAGAGGGAGGATCCGGTGCGTCCAGCTGCTGTCGTCTTGTGGCTGACGCGTTGAGGTCGCccggtttgtgtgagtgtgtatgtgcgtgcgcttgagcttttttgtgtgcgtgtgcgtgtttgtagctGCACTTgtatttttgggtgtgtgtgtatgtagcgtGTTTGTTTTATGCTTCTTGTGTTTTTGTGtcgttttatgtttttgtatgcATGTGCAAGTATTTGTATTTCTATGCCTTGTCTTCTGTATGTGTTTCCATATGCATGCTTTTATCATACATGTTGTTGTTTACTGCATAGTGCATGTCCAAGAGTGAGGGTCTGGCAGCGAGGCGTCATGCAGCGGACCGTTGACCTCGCCCTTTCTCGTCTCATGCACATCCTTGTGGATCTGGccgcctccctccgtctcctctccctccccactcttccacttattcccactcttcccttctcctccatcctctcctcttcttgtccccctcgtttttccttcctgttcctctctcaccttcctctctcctctccctctctccctccacggcCTTTCGACTCTGGCCATGCTCGCAGCACAGGTCCCAGAAGGATAAGGATATGTTTATTAAAATCAGCAGTGTGATAGAAAGTCGCTAGTAATTTCGTGGCGAGTTATCAGTATCACACTCTTGGTCTCACTATGTTGCAATTCCCCTCATTATACACATCAATAATTAAGCGctcactctctcgcacacacgcgCTCGATCatccacatattcatatatttattcactcaACCGCATATTCAGTCAATCGCACACATACCGTTTCAatcacacgcccacccacacacgcccacccacacacgcccacacacacacgcccacacacacccaagcggAGGCATTTCCTCACGGTTGATGCCCTCGGTGGCCGGCCTCCCGTAGCCCGTGGGCCCAGGGAGCTCCTGCAGTATCCTTCGTCTTTGTGAGGACGCGCAGCCTAGGCTAGCTTGGCCGCGTTCCATTTTTTTATGTCGCGGTTGCTTTTTTTCGAAGCGATTTTGTTTCGTTAGATGTTGCATGCACAtgcttcgttttttgtttttttttaaactatGTATGTCTGgcatttctgtgtttgtgtggatgcgtATGCTTGACTTTGCTTATATATtaagtttttatgtttttctttttcctacttctATTTGTCCTAATCCATGACACTAACGGCGGCCTCTCCCGCAGCCATCGAACTCGTGGGTGACCGTGCACAACCTGAAGCAGCTGGACGGAGGCATCCTCGACCCGGACGACCGCCTCAACGACGTGGCCGACGACCGGGAGCAGATCATAGCCATCTACGATGAGCagacgcaccaccaccaccaccacggcgGAGACGGCACCTCGGCGTCCTCGGACTCGGAAAACCCTTCGCCAGATATTTTCCAAGTGAGTTTGGATTGACTTCTCTTTCGTCCAAAGGGTCCTAGGTAGGGTTTGttttttaggaggggggggggtgaaaagagtCTGACTAGTTGTGAGGGGCAGAATAGGTtgtagatcttgaaagtatgaaGTTATAGAAGAGCGTATTCTACATACCCGCCGCCAAAGCATGGAGCTCTGGTAATCTGCTATGAGAAATAGGTggctttctttgttcatttttatgaGGGTACTTTCCAGTCTTAAAGGACACATCTCTCATAACTTCCCCTCTAGTTttaaattctcccccccccccccgcaatgcCCTCACCCTCGGCCTCCCCGCAGGGCGTGGAGCACAAGTTCGCGCCCTTCACACGCAACGACATCGAGATCACCGGCGAGGAGCTGAGCGCCACGCCGCCGCCGCTGCACGTGCGGCGCGGGAGCGAGCCAGCGCTCAACCGCCTCTCGCCCATCCCGCCCGCGGCCGCCGCCCCGCCCGATCCGACCAAGAGGTGGTCGGCCGCGCCCATCATCGAGGACCAGAATGCGCCGCCCAGCTCCACGCCCATGAAAATGGTGGTAAGTGTGGCGTCGGGAATTCCGAATTTCGTTTTGTGACTTCTCTAAGTTATTATTTTATGGTTGGCTTGTTTGTTCAGGTTTTATgagtttgttatttgtttactattgatttgatatttttgtatggtatcattttattattttttccttttttgattttgAATCATTGCTTGGCTTTAACGGTCTCAGGCATGACTATGGGACGTGTCTTGTAGAACTTttaatattacctttattattactattatatcgattgttattatcaatcatcattggTCACTGCCAAACATACTCTAAGTTCTCGCAGCCCACAAAGCGTTCATTaactcattcccccttccccttttctctttccttttctctctccccgtttATCTACTTAGATTCCCCACCTCTATGTCCAGGACGGCCACAGCTCCTACGAAGACGACAACGTGTTCGTGGacccgggggagaggggggagggctcgGGGGAGGAGaagacgccctcctcctcctcctcctcctcccaccactccGCCACCACCGCCTTCACCAGATTCTCTAGAGACACCAATAGATGTTCTGTTCAGGTAGTTGCAGCGCTTCTAGATactcgtttttcatttttctgcctctttgtttgttttttcagtttcttgtctctttcctttttggttttctttttggtttggtTGTAGGACATGCGAGGGATTTACATTTCCTCAAAGGCTCATCAGAGTTTTGGAATGTTAAAAGATGGAAATGCAATTTATATTACATTTTCCGATTTGCTACCTGGTACCCTATTGAAGATTGATAAGCGTCGTCTTTAAGAATCTCAGTTTGATGATGGCTTTGCTTCCGCGCAGGTCCTGTCCGACAACCCGGCGATGGCGCGGTGGGCGGACGCGGCGGACCGAGTGGTGGGCGCGAGCGAGGGCAGGCGGCGGGAGCCCCTGGGAGGGTCAGCCTCGTCCCCCATGCACTCCAGGGACCCCTCGCATGACGAGGCCGCCAACAGGTCGGTTCTCTTCTGGAGGTGCACGGGGTCGAGCTCAGCTCTCTCCTACGGCTTTCTCTCCGAAGAATCTGTAAAACAGATTGGATATATATTGTTAACTTAGCAGAAATCACGTGATATTCACACACTGGAACTCGAAAGTACGGAACCCAAAGCAATTTCTTGGTGTGGCTTTGCAGCATCCTCGTGGTCCTGAGCAACGACCGGGGCCCGCTGGGCATCCACGTGATCCCGAGCACGGACGTCACGGGGCACGACCAGGGGCTGCTGGTCGAGGGCGTGGAGCCGGGCGGACGGATCGCCCGCGACGGCAGGATCGAGGTCCACGACAGGATCATCGAGATCAACGGGAAGCCGCTCAATAATATTACTTTCCAAAAGTAAGGAGCGCGACTTTGGTTGCACGGACGGTGTAAAGACGAGCGTGCTTTTTTAGAAGTTTTATGAGCAGAAAAAAGACTTGGTTTGATTTCAGTTTTTATTGATTGTTTTTCCTTCAGGGCTCAAGAAATTTTCAAAGACGCCATGTTAACGCCAGAACTACGACTGCGTGTTGTCAAAGGCCAGAGGCAGGAGTGGTACGCGGGGCAGGCCGCGGAATTGGTCGAAGGAGAGGAAAAACGTGAGGACATCCGTCAGTCTTTTGTGTTAGTTGTTTGTCAGAAAGAAAGTGGTCATATTCCAGCTTCATTTAGTGGAAGGAAACCGTAGGAACGGAAttgattttcttatcttttacggTTGCAGTCGTCGGAGGTGCTAAGGTCGCTAGCGTCATGTCCACGAGGAAGGTTCCTCCGGCGTCGCTCTCCTCGCGAACGCAGACCGTGATCCTGCAGAGCAACACGCGCAAAATCGGACGCAGACTGAACGTGCACCTCACCAAGGGCCAGCACGGCCTCGGCTTCTCGATAACCACAAGAGACAACCCCGCCGGGGGAGAGGCTCccatttacataaaaaatatattgccaaaggtatgttttttgttttgttttgttttttggttaggGGTCGTCAtttgattgtatatatgtttgtaattttGAACTGGCGATAGATGCTTAGAGTGTGAGTGTGACCTTGGCTCCCCTTTCCAGGGAGCGGCCATCGAGGACGGGAACCTTCGAATCGGCGACCGTCTGCTGGAGGTGAACGGCGTGGAGGTGACGGGGCGCAGTCAGTCGGAGGTCGCCGCCCTCCTGCGGGAGATCCCCATCGGAGGGGCGGCTACGCTGGCGGTCTCTCGGCAGGACCAGCGCAACGGCGATGCGGCTTCGGGGACGGCCGACTCAACGCCGGAGACCGAAAAGCCTGCGAGTCCGAAGCTGCCGAGACAGTTGGTGAGTGGGCTTGGGTTCAGGTCGTCGCGGGGCCGGCTTGCCTTGCGcgcgcttttgtttttttgtcctttttaatGCTGTTATAGCTGCACTTTTTCATTTAGTCACACTGCACTGCTTAGCTCGGCGCTTTTCGCACTTTTCCCAAGTCATGGAACCCTTGTTAATTGCCGTCACTTCTTAGATGTTCTAGAAATATACGAATTTTTGGCCTGTTAATGAGTTGGTCTGATTAAAAATTGCCATTCAGACCCAGACACAGTTAACAAGAGAGTCCACCAAAGCCCTTTAATCTGTTGCATTTGCTAATGGAGCCACGTCAGTCATTTTTGACGCCGCGTTGCTCCGTTGTGTGTTTGCCTGGTTTCATAGAAAGTGTGAGCATTCAGTAGTTTAGTCGTATTAAGATGTGTCATTTCCTGTATATTTCTTGGTTCCGAACCAATAGATATTCAGTAAGTGCTAAGGCTTCCGACCTGGACCGAATGTGTTATTGACTTTGACATTTTGTTATAGGTCTCCTACCACCACCAAGAcagtctccccttcctccgccagGTATTAtgatctttctcctccactcagGCACTGTTCATAGAGGACAAGGTTGTAGTGAATGGATTTTAGAGTTTTGCGAGTCAGTTGGATGTGGAGGGAGATCGTCATCACAGAGCTTTTTGTGTTCATAACAAATTGCATCTTGTTTTTTATAAGCATTGCCTGATAGATTATTAGTTCGGTGTTTGCAATGTGTATATAGCttgcatttttgtattttttttcattcatttttttgttgGGGTGATATCACGATTTTTGCCAgttaatgtttatatttgttttgttttttgtattagaGCTAAATAAGCTAAACCAGTTATATCATATTCACAGTTTTTTcaattctctgttttttgttttactattAGCCATTATTTAAACCAGCATTCAGGTTCTGAACAGAAACTGGGAACGTCACTGCTTCGCCACAAACTAACTACATCTTTGTGTACCAACAGCCGGCGGAGAAAGCAGCGGAGGACAGCCTCATGTTCCCgtggaaacaaagagaaatccTCATGTTCGAAATCCCAGTGCATGACTCCGAAAGAGCTGGACTGGGTgagtttttctttgctttttatatCGGCATGATGAGTCGATTGTGAATTTTAATCCTGTGATATAGGTGAGAGCTTTCTCTAGGCAGGATTTTTAAACATCCTTACTGATCTATCCACATTCCTTTCCCCTTCGTAGGAGTGAGCGTGAAGGGCAAGACGAGCTCGGGCCCGAACGGCTCGGTCGATCTGGGAATCTTCGTGAAGAACGTGATCCACGGCGGGGCCGCCTCGCGCGACGGCCGCCTCTTCCAGAACGACCAGCTCGTCAACATCAACGGGATGTCGCTCCTCGGCAAACCCAACAGCGAGGCCATGAAGACGCTGCGGACAGCGATGCATCaggaggtgagtgtgtggtgcGTGGCATCAAGGATGGGCGTATGGCGCTGGGAGGGATGGGCGTATACATTTGAATTGTGTGCTGGTGAGACGCAGTGGTTGAGGACTTTTCCTTTCCTCAGGGTCCAACGCCGGGGATCATCTCACTTACGGTGGCCAGGAGGATCGACCACAAGGAGAGGTCGAGCCCCTCATCCAACAACAGGTCAGGTCGGGAGAGCGCCAACAGCCTCCTCACCAACTCGTCTGGCACCGAGACCCTGGGAGGTGCCAAGTCATCGCCCGCAACACCGACCCCCGATCATTCTGGTACTACTGATGCATCTGATACGACGGTCATTTTTAACGACCATAAGGTAAGGAAGTCTCACTCGTTGCATTCCATAATGGAAATGAAGATACAGTCTttgactttttttgttgtttgattaCATTGTCGGGCTACATAATTTTTTCTTGATTGTCAGTATGAAGGAGATGGCCATGAAATAGATGCCGGTGATTTTGGCCACATTAACCCAGTTATTCAGAGACTCACTGGGAATAACGGAGCCTTAAGAAATGAAAGTTATTATAAGGTAAATTTATCAAGTTTTTATGACAGATATAATAAGCTCACATGAGACAGTCCAAATGAAGAAGTTGTATACATATTGCCTGTTTTTGGACATTTTACTTCATGAATTTGTCTCAAGAAATCTCTTTGTGCACGATAGGCAACACATGACACGTGGAACACGTCCCAGTTGCAGCAGCTGGTGATGCGTGGCGAAAGGGAGTCTGTGGCGGTGGGAGGGCCCGGCCACAACCCCCTTGGGTCGCCGACTGTCAACCTGCCATCCAGAGACACCCTCATTA
This portion of the Penaeus vannamei isolate JL-2024 chromosome 11, ASM4276789v1, whole genome shotgun sequence genome encodes:
- the baz gene encoding partitioning defective 3 homolog isoform X24, with the protein product MRMRSRSVAVPSAAHNNNNHHNLNNNNNSHVSSAATTGASRSVLNIPGELKLHYSEVVSVAEKLSRLFSRTHTYHVHRRHKTLRQEPSNSWVTVHNLKQLDGGILDPDDRLNDVADDREQIIAIYDEQTHHHHHHGGDGTSASSDSENPSPDIFQGVEHKFAPFTRNDIEITGEELSATPPPLHVRRGSEPALNRLSPIPPAAAAPPDPTKRWSAAPIIEDQNAPPSSTPMKMVIPHLYVQDGHSSYEDDNVFVDPGERGEGSGEEKTPSSSSSSSHHSATTAFTRFSRDTNRCSVQVLSDNPAMARWADAADRVVGASEGRRREPLGGSASSPMHSRDPSHDEAANSILVVLSNDRGPLGIHVIPSTDVTGHDQGLLVEGVEPGGRIARDGRIEVHDRIIEINGKPLNNITFQKAQEIFKDAMLTPELRLRVVKGQRQEWYAGQAAELVEGEEKLVGGAKVASVMSTRKVPPASLSSRTQTVILQSNTRKIGRRLNVHLTKGQHGLGFSITTRDNPAGGEAPIYIKNILPKGAAIEDGNLRIGDRLLEVNGVEVTGRSQSEVAALLREIPIGGAATLAVSRQDQRNGDAASGTADSTPETEKPASPKLPRQLVSYHHQDSLPFLRQPAEKAAEDSLMFPWKQREILMFEIPVHDSERAGLGVSVKGKTSSGPNGSVDLGIFVKNVIHGGAASRDGRLFQNDQLVNINGMSLLGKPNSEAMKTLRTAMHQEGPTPGIISLTVARRIDHKERSSPSSNNRSGRESANSLLTNSSGTETLGGAKSSPATPTPDHSGTTDASDTTVIFNDHKYEGDGHEIDAGDFGHINPVIQRLTGNNGALRNESYYKATHDTWNTSQLQQLVMRGERESVAVGGPGHNPLGSPTVNLPSRDTLIIHDDAGNHMSREICRSDGPGASAGGYSDHPSQSDDAYTSQTSLEENAAGFSRDQFGRQSMSEKRHATLDAKNTDTYQRNKKAREEREKQRQMMLAQEKLAASQGMGMGLAAMEDALRSRLDVGPGLGMKKSSSLESLQTMVQEMALEEEGHRMGSGRVPRGRGCNESFRAAVDRSYDVPLTGLRNKMETQDFFSHEEYFGYLVAEEESESSGSGFGRGNSRQSSVNSAVDDKYKKVGKKKPGIFKGLGSMFRFGKHRKSIDNPNGLTSKGDGEVDRSEGRTEVDRAEVERLAAARRLQQEEHDRMQEQYRRMIENTARSNQQQQQPQMRPDEGEPSRSERMHQLRAEHQRRHAQRNRTYPTDDLEERYESAIKQGHRQAISYTAPRSHRRSQSQDLIVERRALSRTERLDPVPSEPKPDIRHMRSHSYDLYGDNGGRPGSRTAYADPHKYSHYVNYEQIQQHLRKNKEQERLKKLASQQYQDFREKQTRRQQESSPTTLLHKLEETFIHESIIASREAREYQSQRGPRDSAREHQHRPVSNYYEYESVQAMISHAQDNSSTSLPRRHHPPPPGPPPVAAAAVAKNASNNNTGHNNNLFPGVSQPHHMMMYKQISGSSVHSTHSAHGGQMGNYGQTMSNMGHRGHNEHTRDMPHQEGLYGSSYRPASHYTGPHHKPPPPPPHHHTTTLTVPGSKV
- the baz gene encoding partitioning defective 3 homolog isoform X26, yielding MRMRSRSVAVPSAAHNNNNHHNLNNNNNSHVSSAATTGASRSVLNIPGELKLHYSEVVSVAEKLSRLFSRTHTYHVHRRHKTLRQEPSNSWVTVHNLKQLDGGILDPDDRLNDVADDREQIIAIYDEQTHHHHHHGGDGTSASSDSENPSPDIFQGVEHKFAPFTRNDIEITGEELSATPPPLHVRRGSEPALNRLSPIPPAAAAPPDPTKRWSAAPIIEDQNAPPSSTPMKMVIPHLYVQDGHSSYEDDNVFVDPGERGEGSGEEKTPSSSSSSSHHSATTAFTRFSRDTNRCSVQVLSDNPAMARWADAADRVVGASEGRRREPLGGSASSPMHSRDPSHDEAANSILVVLSNDRGPLGIHVIPSTDVTGHDQGLLVEGVEPGGRIARDGRIEVHDRIIEINGKPLNNITFQKAQEIFKDAMLTPELRLRVVKGQRQEWYAGQAAELVEGEEKLVGGAKVASVMSTRKVPPASLSSRTQTVILQSNTRKIGRRLNVHLTKGQHGLGFSITTRDNPAGGEAPIYIKNILPKGAAIEDGNLRIGDRLLEVNGVEVTGRSQSEVAALLREIPIGGAATLAVSRQDQRNGDAASGTADSTPETEKPASPKLPRQLVSYHHQDSLPFLRQPAEKAAEDSLMFPWKQREILMFEIPVHDSERAGLGVSVKGKTSSGPNGSVDLGIFVKNVIHGGAASRDGRLFQNDQLVNINGMSLLGKPNSEAMKTLRTAMHQEGPTPGIISLTVARRIDHKERSSPSSNNRSGRESANSLLTNSSGTETLGGAKSSPATPTPDHSGTTDASDTTVIFNDHKYEGDGHEIDAGDFGHINPVIQRLTGNNGALRNESYYKATHDTWNTSQLQQLVMRGERESVAVGGPGHNPLGSPTVNLPSRDTLIIHDDAGNHMSREICRSDGPGASAGGYSDHPSQSDDAYTSQTSLEENAAGFSRDQFGRQSMSEKRHATLDAKNTDTYQRNKKAREEREKQRQMMLAQEKLAASQGMGMGLAAMEDALRSRLDVGPGLGMKKSSSLESLQTMVQEMALEEEGHRMGSGRVPRGRGCNESFRAAVDRSYDVPLTGLRNKMETLAEEESESSGSGFGRGNSRQSSVNSAVDDKYKKVGKKKPGIFKGLGSMFRFGKHRKSIDNPNGLTSKGDGEVDRSEGRTEVDRAEVERLAAARRLQQEEHDRMQEQYRRMIENTARSNQQQQQPQMRPDEGEPSRSERMHQLRAEHQRRHAQRNRTYPTDDLEERYESAIKQRLDPVPSEPKPDIRHMRSHSYDLYGDNGGRPGSRTAYADPHKYSHYVNYEQIQQHLRKNKEQERLKKLASQQYQDFREKQTSREAREYQSQRGPRDSAREHQHRPVSNYYEYESVQAMISHAQDNSSTSLPRRHHPPPPGPPPVAAAAVAKNASNNNTGHNNNLFPGVSQPHHMMMYKQISGSSVHSTHSAHGGQMGNYGQTMSNMGHRGHNEHTRDMPHQEGLYGSSYRPASHYTGPHHKPPPPPPHHHTTTLTVPGSKV